The following are from one region of the Neorhodopirellula lusitana genome:
- a CDS encoding acyltransferase family protein, producing the protein MNDCSSYRPDIDGLRAVAVLLVVLFHLDLGVSGGFIGVDVFFVISGYLITQIIQRRMHDGSFSLKEFWIRRIRRIVPAATVMTAVVLFTGYFWLLPSDYQALADSVIAHLRMNANGHFYSSLDYFGPAADQQPMLHTWSLAVEEQFYLIYPILLLVLFRYARRWATVLLWLGFAASLGLSQSMVGSDPTGSFYLLPCRAWELLAGGLLAIHCRRGAVSPAVANLAGGVGGLCILVPAFWFDSGTTFPGFLAMLPCAGAVALIWSGRTAIFAEAHSPLVGRVLGHPSLVSLGKISYSVYLWHWPLVVYAQVRWGDALSPVTRFLMLGMSIGLGQLSYRFIEQPFRQQLRFPIFQRPVLAAVGAWGCLIGFSWLISASNGLPQRLPSSVIRFAAATESNAYEFQVDLLKNGIESIPQIGATDGDVSCLLWGDSHAMALAPGVAAACQSRGIVCSQITYSSTPPLLDFSGHSVWGLDERAPAQNDLVMDHIRSQSFDYVILACKWSGHHKQPTFQPCLEKTLRQIEAAGARCVLVRDVAINDVDVPRELAYSTLFTGSPTPQELMHASHLEVNLASNQLFDELESDQTVVVDPAPLFVREDRWQWIIDGEVMYRDRHHLTILGGQRTQPLFEAVFAEDTPIEYPDSSRVASEDPKSNARF; encoded by the coding sequence ATGAATGATTGCTCCTCCTACCGTCCGGACATTGATGGCCTGAGAGCTGTGGCCGTTTTGCTGGTGGTGCTGTTCCACTTGGACCTCGGCGTTTCGGGTGGCTTTATCGGAGTGGATGTGTTCTTCGTGATCTCGGGCTACTTGATCACCCAGATCATTCAGCGCCGGATGCACGACGGCAGCTTCTCTCTAAAAGAGTTCTGGATTCGTCGTATTCGTCGAATCGTTCCAGCAGCGACCGTGATGACCGCCGTCGTCTTGTTCACGGGGTATTTCTGGCTACTGCCTTCCGATTACCAAGCTCTCGCTGATTCTGTGATTGCCCATTTGCGCATGAACGCGAACGGCCATTTCTATTCCTCTCTGGACTACTTCGGGCCTGCCGCGGATCAGCAGCCGATGCTGCACACCTGGTCACTCGCGGTCGAAGAGCAGTTCTATTTAATTTATCCGATCTTGTTGCTGGTCTTGTTTCGCTATGCCAGGCGGTGGGCGACGGTCTTGCTTTGGCTTGGATTCGCGGCGTCACTTGGGCTGAGTCAATCCATGGTGGGGTCCGATCCGACGGGTTCGTTTTACCTGCTTCCCTGTCGGGCTTGGGAATTGCTCGCCGGCGGGTTGCTGGCCATTCATTGCCGTCGGGGCGCGGTTTCGCCGGCCGTGGCTAACCTTGCTGGCGGAGTGGGTGGGCTTTGCATTCTGGTTCCCGCGTTCTGGTTTGATTCGGGGACAACGTTTCCCGGCTTTCTCGCGATGCTGCCGTGCGCCGGTGCGGTGGCGTTGATTTGGTCAGGGCGGACGGCGATTTTTGCGGAAGCCCACTCACCGCTGGTTGGTCGCGTTTTAGGGCATCCCAGCTTGGTGAGTTTGGGAAAGATTTCGTATTCTGTTTACTTATGGCACTGGCCACTGGTCGTATACGCACAGGTGCGCTGGGGAGACGCACTTTCTCCCGTGACGCGTTTCCTGATGCTTGGAATGTCGATCGGGCTCGGGCAGCTCAGCTATCGATTCATCGAACAGCCTTTTCGTCAGCAATTGAGGTTTCCCATTTTCCAGCGTCCTGTGTTGGCCGCCGTCGGTGCTTGGGGATGCCTGATTGGATTCAGTTGGTTGATATCGGCTTCCAATGGCTTGCCGCAGCGGTTGCCTTCGTCCGTGATTCGGTTCGCGGCCGCGACGGAAAGCAATGCCTACGAGTTCCAGGTTGACTTGTTGAAGAACGGAATCGAGTCGATTCCGCAGATCGGTGCGACCGACGGCGATGTTTCGTGTTTGTTGTGGGGAGATTCGCATGCGATGGCACTCGCACCGGGAGTGGCCGCGGCTTGCCAATCCCGCGGGATCGTTTGTTCGCAGATCACCTATTCATCGACTCCACCTTTGTTGGACTTTTCAGGCCATTCAGTTTGGGGGCTCGATGAGCGTGCCCCAGCACAGAATGACTTGGTCATGGACCACATTCGATCTCAATCCTTCGATTACGTGATCCTGGCCTGTAAATGGTCAGGGCACCACAAGCAGCCGACCTTCCAGCCATGCCTGGAAAAGACTCTTCGGCAGATCGAAGCGGCTGGAGCCCGGTGTGTGCTCGTTCGGGATGTCGCGATCAATGACGTCGACGTGCCGCGTGAACTGGCGTACTCCACCCTGTTCACCGGAAGCCCAACGCCGCAGGAGCTCATGCATGCTTCGCACTTGGAAGTGAATCTGGCATCGAACCAACTGTTCGATGAACTCGAGTCCGATCAAACGGTTGTCGTCGATCCGGCTCCGCTTTTTGTGCGTGAAGATCGTTGGCAATGGATCATCGATGGGGAGGTGATGTATCGCGACCGACACCATCTCACGATTCTGGGCGGTCAGCGAACGCAGCCCCTCTTCGAAGCCGTCTTTGCCGAAGATACCCCCATCGAATATCCGGACTCATCGCGAGTCGCTTCAGAAGATCCGAAATCTAACGCCCGGTTTTGA
- a CDS encoding DUF1559 domain-containing protein: MLDVTNSPLQLRQQTSQKSSRQGFTLVELLVVIAIIGVLVGLLLPAVQAAREAARRMSCSNNFKQIGLALHNYHSTYKQAPRHGAGTHGPSGREFAPGWTAGQMSALVGLLPFFEQQATWEQVANPYQVPAGEPGAGNIYSPMGPYPGRVFSRLVASNAGPYAPWETDIPTLRCPSDPGVGLPAMGRTNYGVCLGDSVDMTASQLRVNNTGEIVSSDRAQEVNAGNRGFFKVQSDTRFRDVLDGLSNTFAMGELVTDIGDNDKRTVGERGASNIMAVGGALQCAGFTDPERPQFWNDSVTPEGAVDNRRGYRWAWSLALHSGVTTVLPPNRELCFLSYAGSDAICPPSSRHQGGAHMLMGDGAVKFITDSIEAGNLAGRAMVSLDANNNDPLSVPGSASPFGLWGSLGTRASREVIGEDF, translated from the coding sequence ATGCTCGACGTTACTAATTCTCCGCTACAACTTCGACAGCAGACCAGCCAGAAGTCTTCCCGCCAAGGCTTCACTCTGGTCGAATTGCTAGTCGTTATTGCCATCATCGGCGTCCTTGTTGGACTTCTTCTTCCAGCGGTTCAAGCCGCACGGGAGGCAGCTCGCCGGATGAGCTGCAGCAACAATTTCAAGCAAATTGGCTTGGCATTGCACAATTACCACTCCACTTACAAACAGGCACCACGCCACGGTGCTGGCACACACGGCCCAAGCGGTCGGGAATTTGCCCCAGGCTGGACCGCCGGGCAAATGTCGGCCTTGGTCGGCCTACTACCGTTTTTCGAACAGCAAGCGACTTGGGAACAGGTTGCCAACCCCTACCAAGTTCCAGCAGGCGAGCCAGGTGCCGGAAACATCTACTCGCCAATGGGTCCCTATCCCGGACGTGTCTTCAGCCGGCTGGTTGCCTCCAATGCGGGTCCCTATGCCCCCTGGGAAACAGACATCCCAACACTTCGTTGCCCGAGTGATCCCGGCGTTGGACTTCCTGCGATGGGACGAACAAACTACGGAGTTTGTCTTGGTGACTCCGTCGACATGACAGCGTCACAATTGCGAGTCAACAACACCGGTGAAATTGTTTCATCGGATAGGGCACAAGAGGTGAATGCTGGCAATCGAGGATTCTTCAAAGTCCAATCCGACACTCGTTTCCGCGACGTCTTGGACGGTCTCTCCAACACATTCGCAATGGGTGAGCTGGTGACTGACATTGGCGATAACGACAAGCGAACTGTCGGCGAGCGAGGTGCCAGCAACATCATGGCGGTCGGTGGAGCATTGCAGTGTGCCGGTTTCACTGATCCGGAGCGTCCTCAGTTTTGGAACGACAGCGTGACTCCCGAAGGTGCGGTTGATAACCGTCGCGGTTATCGATGGGCTTGGAGTCTCGCGCTTCACTCCGGTGTCACCACCGTGCTTCCTCCCAACCGTGAGCTCTGCTTCCTCAGTTACGCCGGCTCAGACGCAATCTGCCCACCGAGTAGTCGTCACCAAGGTGGTGCCCATATGTTGATGGGCGACGGAGCGGTCAAATTCATTACTGACTCGATTGAAGCTGGCAATCTAGCCGGACGCGCCATGGTATCTTTGGACGCGAACAACAACGACCCACTGTCGGTCCCCGGTTCAGCCAGCCCGTTTGGGCTTTGGGGCTCACTCGGAACACGTGCTTCGAGAGAAGTCATCGGCGAGGATTTCTAA
- a CDS encoding 3-keto-disaccharide hydrolase — protein sequence MKKLSSLAACLVLLTASPLLGQDTATKTVESSSTESWSPEPGFVSLFNGKDLSGWCFRAKTARRSPQVGEITADFEGKTESDSDVRYSVQDGVITVRFPEERDRLTGQLYTVAEFPEDFVLKLQFRASVNADSGIFIRKPQLQCRDYLVAGPYKELKKYKPQDWNQIEVTVKEGVAHCTCNGEVLEESMKLPKTGPIGLEGDLGQMEYRHIQIKKLP from the coding sequence ATGAAGAAATTGAGTTCACTTGCGGCTTGTTTGGTTCTGCTAACGGCGTCGCCCTTACTGGGTCAGGACACCGCAACGAAGACGGTTGAGTCATCCAGTACTGAAAGCTGGAGTCCTGAACCGGGCTTTGTCTCGCTATTCAACGGGAAGGATCTCAGTGGCTGGTGTTTTCGTGCCAAGACCGCCCGACGCTCGCCCCAAGTCGGCGAGATCACAGCCGATTTCGAGGGGAAGACAGAGTCAGATAGCGACGTCCGCTACTCGGTACAGGACGGCGTCATCACGGTTCGTTTCCCCGAAGAACGCGATCGGCTGACCGGTCAACTCTACACCGTCGCTGAGTTCCCAGAAGACTTTGTGCTGAAACTGCAGTTTCGTGCATCGGTCAATGCAGACAGCGGCATCTTCATCCGCAAGCCACAACTTCAGTGCCGCGACTACCTCGTCGCCGGTCCCTATAAAGAACTGAAGAAGTACAAGCCACAAGATTGGAACCAAATCGAAGTGACTGTCAAAGAGGGTGTTGCGCATTGCACGTGTAACGGCGAGGTCCTCGAAGAATCCATGAAGCTTCCCAAGACGGGGCCGATCGGCCTGGAAGGTGACCTCGGTCAGATGGAGTATCGCCACATCCAGATCAAGAAGCTGCCGTAA
- a CDS encoding tetratricopeptide repeat protein: protein MLSRSGMLGTLEKGDWVSGRHSEVTRMRSGMVVAFIQLSLASILAITVWASPLGCLWDYDTLWQERSRFPDLLELIVGHTPRHSADYYRWRMEARSAIDPDRRTVADYDDLAVAHEKLGEHERAIEVITEKIARYPESGRYESEANLGTFLVHAGRYEEGLTHLRSAIEINPDAHFGRERYQIWLVEYLCEQEDPSALPVWPGGSQQCLDYFRTKQAKAWEADPPQAYADTVKGIAGMLRFGNPQSPVLLETLAGLLALPDYTPDLMDVEDSKQLAARALLVASQQVDGSARDAYRERADEVLLMQNGVDLTDIERLLATEQKAAANLVARIQHDENTWITDSADVDERFQANYAETPLLPSPAMASLRTRRNAFWVGLFAITGTLLALAIAVVRRRKRKRLKATSQTV, encoded by the coding sequence ATGCTGTCGCGATCGGGTATGCTGGGAACGCTTGAGAAAGGCGATTGGGTATCAGGTCGCCATAGCGAAGTAACTCGAATGCGGAGCGGAATGGTGGTGGCGTTCATTCAATTGAGTCTGGCTTCCATCTTGGCGATTACCGTTTGGGCGTCGCCACTGGGTTGCCTCTGGGACTACGACACGCTTTGGCAAGAGAGGTCTCGATTCCCCGACCTGCTGGAGCTGATTGTTGGGCACACTCCACGACATTCAGCGGACTATTACCGTTGGCGAATGGAAGCCCGTTCCGCCATCGATCCAGACCGACGAACCGTCGCCGACTATGACGATCTGGCCGTCGCCCACGAGAAGCTTGGTGAACACGAGCGAGCGATCGAAGTCATCACAGAAAAGATTGCTAGGTATCCGGAATCTGGACGCTACGAATCGGAAGCCAACCTGGGCACGTTCCTAGTTCATGCCGGTCGCTATGAAGAAGGGCTCACCCATTTACGCAGCGCCATCGAAATCAATCCCGACGCGCACTTCGGACGAGAAAGGTATCAAATCTGGCTCGTTGAATATTTGTGTGAGCAAGAGGATCCGTCGGCTCTTCCCGTGTGGCCGGGCGGATCGCAGCAATGCCTCGACTACTTTCGAACCAAACAAGCCAAAGCCTGGGAAGCGGACCCACCTCAAGCTTACGCGGACACGGTTAAAGGCATCGCTGGGATGCTGCGGTTTGGAAACCCTCAGTCACCTGTTTTGTTGGAAACACTCGCGGGCCTGCTTGCCCTGCCGGATTACACGCCTGACCTGATGGATGTAGAGGATTCCAAGCAACTTGCCGCGAGAGCACTTCTGGTTGCTTCCCAACAAGTGGATGGCTCGGCACGGGACGCGTATCGTGAACGGGCTGACGAAGTGTTGCTGATGCAAAACGGCGTCGATCTTACCGACATCGAGCGTTTGCTAGCGACGGAACAAAAGGCCGCCGCCAATCTGGTGGCTCGAATCCAACACGATGAAAACACGTGGATCACGGACAGTGCCGATGTGGACGAACGATTCCAAGCCAACTATGCCGAAACACCGCTATTGCCAAGCCCGGCAATGGCGAGTTTGCGCACACGCAGGAACGCCTTCTGGGTCGGCCTCTTCGCGATCACGGGAACGCTTTTGGCGTTAGCTATCGCAGTGGTGCGACGACGGAAACGAAAACGCTTGAAGGCAACTTCGCAAACGGTGTAG
- a CDS encoding TolC family protein, which produces MMKPMVETCVTRLALPSVCTLAVPFACMSDMPRACTIEISSAPTIGGKRGRLSAWSARWGVLFSIAAFPLLALLIGVSWNGSALADEPSLAGELNSDSLSFSQFLMISQDEIEAIEPGSATDGFSEANSAPRASSSDSQAAQSSAELPDPQAGSSASLANEAASDDAFSEDALMLADVIASVYRSYPEILQARQQTGLTSGEALSASGAYDTKFQAYSLSEPTGFYENYRNGLKLARQTWWGGYVEAGYRIGRGYYQPWYKERQTDDAGEFKTSIIQPLLNGRAIDPQRVAVFQARLAQQAVGPSVQLALLNVSLDATTNYWQWVAAGAALRAQRELLELAEKRGEQYEAGVKAGKFAEIDLILNQQLIAERATKVLETERKYRETTFKLGLFLRDESGQPIVASDDWGPQRFPVIQPPPPGNFEADLAAALTRRPEPQILQYQIRGIQLDRQLACNDMLPRFDFVAEASQDMGEPATKSDDKGEFELVIGFTSEVPIQRRKARGKVQSTTAKIAQTNEKLRLVRDKIGVELRTAYNGLALAGQIVEQSEVSLRAVIDTLDRYRFAFERGKIDLIYLNLLETKANETEIKLIEAQQNWFAALAQMQIALGLDPLEQAMVVSSLPPSKLPTSLDLQEFEDKQAEALLQDWQLHNGQPKEDAE; this is translated from the coding sequence ATGATGAAACCAATGGTCGAGACCTGTGTTACCCGCTTGGCGTTGCCCAGTGTTTGCACCTTGGCCGTGCCTTTTGCTTGCATGTCAGACATGCCCCGTGCTTGCACTATAGAAATATCCAGTGCTCCCACCATCGGTGGAAAGAGAGGCCGGTTGTCGGCTTGGTCCGCTCGTTGGGGTGTTTTGTTCTCGATCGCTGCCTTTCCATTGCTCGCCTTGTTGATCGGCGTGTCGTGGAACGGTTCAGCGCTCGCGGACGAGCCTTCCTTGGCGGGCGAGTTGAATTCCGACTCGCTATCGTTTTCGCAGTTCTTGATGATCAGCCAGGACGAGATCGAAGCGATTGAGCCGGGCTCAGCCACGGATGGTTTCAGTGAAGCGAACTCAGCACCGCGTGCATCATCGTCTGATTCACAGGCCGCACAATCGTCCGCGGAATTGCCCGACCCGCAAGCCGGATCGTCGGCTAGCTTGGCTAACGAGGCCGCTTCCGATGACGCGTTTTCCGAAGACGCTTTGATGCTGGCCGATGTGATCGCCAGCGTTTATCGATCCTATCCCGAAATCTTGCAAGCTCGTCAACAAACGGGGCTGACCAGTGGCGAGGCTTTGTCGGCGAGCGGTGCGTATGACACCAAGTTCCAGGCATATTCACTTTCGGAGCCGACTGGGTTTTACGAGAACTATCGCAACGGGTTGAAGTTGGCCCGTCAAACCTGGTGGGGCGGCTACGTCGAAGCGGGCTATCGGATCGGCCGCGGTTATTACCAACCTTGGTACAAAGAACGGCAAACCGATGATGCAGGTGAATTCAAAACCTCGATCATTCAGCCGCTTCTCAACGGTCGAGCCATCGATCCGCAACGCGTTGCCGTCTTTCAAGCTCGCTTGGCTCAACAAGCCGTCGGCCCGTCTGTCCAATTGGCGTTGTTAAATGTGTCTTTGGATGCGACGACCAACTATTGGCAATGGGTTGCTGCCGGTGCGGCACTGCGGGCTCAACGGGAGTTGCTGGAACTTGCGGAAAAGCGTGGCGAGCAATACGAAGCCGGCGTGAAGGCCGGCAAGTTCGCCGAGATTGACCTGATCTTGAACCAGCAATTGATTGCCGAGCGGGCGACCAAGGTGTTGGAGACCGAACGGAAGTATCGTGAAACGACGTTCAAATTGGGCCTGTTTCTAAGAGACGAATCCGGTCAGCCGATCGTCGCCAGTGATGATTGGGGGCCTCAGCGTTTTCCCGTCATCCAGCCACCGCCGCCGGGCAATTTCGAAGCGGACCTGGCCGCTGCTTTGACACGACGTCCAGAACCTCAGATCCTGCAATACCAGATTCGCGGCATTCAGCTTGATCGACAACTTGCCTGCAACGACATGCTGCCCCGCTTCGATTTTGTAGCCGAGGCGTCCCAGGATATGGGGGAGCCGGCGACGAAGTCGGACGACAAGGGCGAGTTCGAATTGGTGATCGGCTTCACCAGTGAAGTGCCGATCCAGCGGCGGAAAGCACGCGGGAAGGTTCAGTCAACGACCGCCAAGATTGCTCAGACGAACGAGAAGCTGCGTTTGGTCCGGGACAAGATTGGTGTGGAGCTGCGCACCGCGTACAACGGTCTCGCGTTGGCCGGTCAAATTGTGGAGCAGTCGGAGGTCTCGTTGCGGGCCGTGATCGACACACTCGATCGATATCGTTTCGCCTTTGAACGGGGCAAGATTGACCTGATCTATTTGAACCTGTTGGAAACGAAAGCCAATGAGACCGAGATCAAGTTGATCGAGGCCCAACAGAACTGGTTCGCCGCTTTGGCTCAAATGCAAATCGCACTCGGGCTCGACCCGCTCGAACAAGCCATGGTCGTTTCATCGCTCCCGCCCAGCAAGCTGCCCACCTCGCTCGACCTGCAGGAGTTCGAAGACAAGCAGGCCGAGGCGTTGCTTCAAGACTGGCAACTTCACAACGGGCAGCCAAAAGAAGACGCAGAGTAG
- a CDS encoding HlyD family secretion protein, translating to MIQVFPSTDDFASMQLVRTGSWIRFVGRITLLGLVLSIIAMLFVPWQQTASGVGMVVAIDPQERPQPVRSPSKGVVEYVKPGLREGSYVNQGELLLRLSPFSVDGVSQIDTQIIAMESKEAAAWSGLEVAKQAVVLQESGGKSLTVSLKQDLEAAKQKWEQSRNEVTSLTAELQDKQNQLRVAEEVAKQGLVSREELFSKRQAAESQAAKVQKAQNAVHELSASLISKEEEIEAKLQDIAIKNRVAEQKVLEAMQKINTIEKEILDIRNKRGELDRLEIRAPRSGRIQEWFGVEGSDTIKEGDQLFVIVPDTDELGVEMKVSGNDMPLIQEGAQVRLQFEGWPAVQFVGWPSVAVGTFGGKVNRVFPTDDGKGNFRVLVTPENHFNRENGWPDDRYLRQGVRANGWVLLKQVPLGQEIWRQLNGFPPVVAEQEPGKEKTSKVKLPKA from the coding sequence ATGATTCAAGTCTTTCCATCGACAGACGATTTCGCCTCGATGCAGTTGGTCCGAACCGGCAGCTGGATTCGGTTCGTTGGCCGTATCACCTTGTTGGGCTTGGTCTTGTCGATCATCGCAATGCTATTCGTCCCGTGGCAGCAGACCGCCAGTGGAGTTGGAATGGTGGTGGCGATCGATCCGCAAGAACGACCGCAACCCGTGCGAAGCCCGTCCAAAGGCGTCGTTGAATACGTGAAGCCCGGGCTGCGCGAAGGCAGCTATGTCAATCAAGGCGAATTGTTGCTGCGTTTGTCTCCGTTTTCAGTCGATGGTGTGTCCCAGATTGACACGCAAATTATCGCCATGGAATCGAAAGAGGCGGCCGCGTGGTCAGGTCTGGAAGTCGCCAAGCAAGCCGTGGTGCTGCAAGAGAGCGGCGGCAAGAGTTTGACCGTATCGCTGAAACAGGATTTGGAAGCGGCCAAGCAAAAGTGGGAGCAATCACGAAACGAAGTGACCTCGTTGACGGCCGAATTGCAGGACAAGCAAAACCAACTTCGCGTTGCCGAAGAGGTTGCCAAACAAGGCTTGGTTTCACGGGAAGAGCTGTTTAGCAAGCGACAGGCTGCCGAGTCTCAAGCCGCCAAGGTGCAAAAGGCACAAAACGCCGTGCACGAGTTGTCGGCTTCACTGATTTCGAAAGAAGAAGAAATCGAAGCGAAGCTTCAGGACATTGCGATCAAGAACCGTGTCGCTGAGCAGAAGGTTTTGGAGGCGATGCAGAAGATCAATACGATCGAGAAGGAGATTCTCGACATTCGAAATAAGCGTGGTGAATTGGATCGGCTCGAGATCCGGGCCCCCCGGTCAGGCCGGATTCAAGAATGGTTTGGCGTCGAAGGGAGTGACACGATCAAGGAGGGGGATCAGCTCTTTGTGATCGTTCCCGATACCGATGAGTTGGGCGTGGAGATGAAAGTGAGCGGAAATGACATGCCGTTGATCCAGGAAGGGGCACAGGTGCGGTTGCAGTTTGAAGGCTGGCCAGCTGTTCAGTTTGTTGGCTGGCCGTCGGTCGCTGTCGGTACTTTTGGCGGTAAAGTCAACCGAGTTTTCCCAACTGATGATGGAAAGGGGAACTTTCGCGTCCTGGTCACCCCGGAGAATCATTTTAATCGGGAGAATGGGTGGCCGGATGACCGATACCTGAGACAGGGCGTCCGGGCAAATGGTTGGGTGCTATTGAAACAGGTTCCGCTAGGCCAAGAGATATGGCGTCAACTCAATGGGTTCCCACCCGTGGTTGCTGAACAGGAACCTGGCAAAGAGAAAACAAGCAAAGTCAAGTTACCCAAAGCATGA
- a CDS encoding peptidase domain-containing ABC transporter encodes MVPSEQTDAVAPDDQSVLRALTRVGQSLGVPIDLADVLSNDSLPAGEDPLWVLQTSATQAGVVLDETHLESGKEAFGFLSEGHPIVLAYEDGTLRVLEKSNWRSVEMFSTSERINSKVISRRQLGKLFRSSSPIRMLIARKQFECESISASTSGHGGHHDHPTPLRRFLGLLSLDRGDVWMVVLFALVAGVLTLATPLAVESLVNVVSWGTQFQPLIILGLMLLTCLSIAGVLRVLQTVVVEVIQRRQFVRIASDLAHRFPRANQAHLEGEYPRELANRFFDIMTIQKATAALLLDGVSIVLTTVLGMIVLAFYHPFLLGFDIVLVISMVSIIWVLGRGGIQSSIEESIAKYRVAHWLQDVIAQPSVFKTSGGEGLAIQRTDRLTADYIAARQRQFRVVIRQVGFAMAVQVVASTAVLALGGWLVIGGALTLGQLVASELIVTVVVGAFAKAGKSLETFYDLMAGVDKVGHLIDIPADQKIEIGEVADGPATVSWSNLTFRGTGWSSKVPSASIQPGERVAITGDDISGRSCLARSISGLTEPQEGLIQVCGIEAAQASTSGIGKLVAYAGIGDIFHGSVRENIDLGRRGIGQHRVRQVVAQVGLTATIEQLENGLQTSLQTGGYPLSAEQIVRLSVARALAVRPKLLVIDGLLDGLDESTRDSLWTHISAGDPGWTTLVFTNRADVADLCDQTLFLRQQSSPDTSASHHPTHDKKGKS; translated from the coding sequence ATGGTCCCATCTGAACAAACTGACGCGGTTGCCCCCGACGATCAATCGGTCCTTCGGGCGTTGACTCGAGTGGGGCAAAGCTTGGGCGTTCCGATTGATCTAGCAGACGTGCTTTCGAACGATTCGTTGCCAGCCGGCGAGGATCCGTTGTGGGTGTTGCAAACCAGCGCCACGCAAGCGGGGGTTGTTCTGGATGAAACTCATTTGGAGTCGGGTAAAGAGGCGTTTGGATTCCTTAGTGAAGGCCATCCGATCGTATTGGCCTATGAAGATGGCACCCTCCGCGTGCTGGAAAAATCCAATTGGCGGTCGGTGGAAATGTTCTCCACCAGTGAACGTATTAATTCCAAGGTGATCAGCCGCCGGCAACTCGGTAAGTTGTTCAGGTCGTCGTCCCCGATTCGAATGCTGATCGCTCGAAAACAATTCGAATGCGAATCGATCTCCGCCAGCACCTCGGGGCACGGCGGACACCACGACCATCCCACGCCTCTGCGTCGCTTCCTGGGTTTGTTGTCGTTGGACCGCGGCGACGTTTGGATGGTCGTATTGTTCGCGCTGGTCGCAGGCGTGTTGACCCTGGCGACGCCGTTGGCGGTGGAGTCGTTGGTGAACGTGGTCAGTTGGGGAACGCAGTTTCAACCGCTGATCATTCTCGGGTTGATGTTGTTGACCTGTCTTAGCATCGCCGGGGTGCTGCGAGTTTTACAAACCGTGGTGGTCGAAGTCATCCAACGTCGCCAGTTCGTGCGGATCGCCAGCGACCTCGCGCACCGGTTCCCGCGTGCGAATCAGGCTCACTTGGAAGGCGAGTACCCACGCGAGTTGGCCAACCGGTTCTTTGACATCATGACGATTCAAAAGGCGACCGCGGCGCTACTGCTGGACGGCGTTTCGATTGTGCTGACGACGGTGTTGGGCATGATCGTTTTGGCGTTCTATCACCCGTTTTTGTTAGGTTTCGACATCGTGTTGGTGATCTCGATGGTGTCCATCATTTGGGTGCTCGGACGCGGCGGCATTCAAAGTTCAATTGAAGAATCCATTGCCAAGTACCGGGTCGCACATTGGTTGCAAGACGTCATCGCGCAGCCATCCGTGTTCAAGACCAGCGGCGGTGAGGGGCTAGCGATTCAGCGAACCGACCGGCTGACGGCTGACTACATTGCCGCCCGCCAAAGGCAGTTCCGAGTGGTCATCCGGCAAGTGGGGTTCGCGATGGCAGTTCAGGTGGTGGCGTCGACGGCTGTGCTGGCGTTGGGAGGTTGGTTGGTCATCGGTGGCGCGTTGACGCTGGGTCAGTTGGTGGCCAGCGAGCTGATCGTGACGGTCGTGGTCGGTGCGTTCGCAAAGGCGGGGAAGTCGCTGGAAACGTTCTATGACTTGATGGCTGGCGTCGACAAAGTCGGGCACCTGATTGACATTCCAGCGGATCAGAAGATCGAAATCGGTGAAGTGGCGGACGGGCCGGCCACGGTGTCATGGTCCAATCTCACGTTTCGTGGGACAGGATGGAGTTCCAAGGTACCGTCGGCCTCGATTCAGCCGGGCGAACGAGTGGCGATCACTGGCGATGACATCAGCGGTCGGTCGTGCTTGGCACGGTCGATTTCCGGTCTGACCGAACCGCAGGAAGGGCTGATCCAGGTTTGTGGAATCGAGGCCGCTCAAGCCTCCACTTCGGGGATCGGTAAGCTGGTTGCCTACGCCGGAATCGGCGACATCTTCCATGGTTCGGTGCGTGAAAATATCGATTTGGGACGACGAGGGATCGGCCAGCACCGAGTCCGCCAAGTTGTCGCCCAGGTCGGGTTAACCGCCACAATTGAACAGCTCGAAAATGGCCTGCAAACCAGCTTGCAAACCGGCGGCTATCCGCTTTCGGCCGAACAGATCGTTCGCTTGTCGGTGGCGCGAGCCTTGGCGGTGCGGCCCAAGTTGTTGGTCATCGACGGCTTGCTGGACGGGCTCGACGAATCGACTCGTGACTCGCTATGGACGCACATCTCGGCGGGTGACCCCGGTTGGACGACGCTCGTCTTCACCAATCGCGCCGACGTGGCCGATCTTTGCGACCAAACACTGTTCTTACGCCAACAATCATCGCCGGACACTTCGGCTTCTCATCATCCAACCCACGACAAGAAGGGCAAGTCATGA